A window from Malania oleifera isolate guangnan ecotype guangnan chromosome 7, ASM2987363v1, whole genome shotgun sequence encodes these proteins:
- the LOC131160398 gene encoding O-fucosyltransferase 23, producing MDHLLSCKHLRLFHLNSAACRCLALIVSVLVFRAVLLSSLKEFGGIELNNSILIRNRSLPLNSEFGIRKDKFLEVPQIVWGLNNQKIAFARACLTARMLNRTLLMPQLSASLFYKEIDLLQPISFDKIFKFERFNSLCKGFVQLGHYSDLLNQTQEIQLQKGSGRKWTAERDLDQLRQFSNDPFDAFEMIRITGKNPFLWPDHWPVKEYAKVFECLVLVDEIAKEADRVVSKIRTTGRELKRKFDSSQSHMELDGSSTQSVPYAAVHLRIEKDWMIHCKKLEQRSNINQICSSKEEIMERVGNIAGLKTPTVVYLAVADSLLEDASILSGWKEGLLPFEKKKLGVDGIYKKYPYLIQSAIDYEVCLRADVFVGNSFSTFSSLIVLERTLKIIRMGVTNTCGMDLRWASYAYNILGKSKGPQRWMTNMSDLSLQAISYGSKDISC from the coding sequence ATGGACCACCTCTTGAGCTGCAAGCATTTAAGATTGTTCCACTTGAATTCTGCGGCATGCAGATGTCTTGCTTTGATCGTTTCTGTCCTGGTTTTTAGAGCTGTTTTGCTGTCTTCATTAAAAGAGTTTGGTGGGATTGAATTGAACAACTCTATATTGATCCGTAACCGATCTTTGCCATTGAATTCTGAATTCGGAATCCGGAAAGACAAGTTCTTGGAGGTTCCTCAAATTGTTTGGGGATTAAACAATCAGAAAATTGCATTTGCAAGAGCTTGCCTAACTGCTAGAATGCTGAACCGAACGCTTTTGATGCCTCAGTTAAGTGCTTCACTATTTTACAAAGAAATTGACCTCCTGCAACCCATTTCCTTTGATAAGATCTTCAAATTTGAGAGGTTTAATTCACTATGCAAAGGGTTCGTCCAGTTGGGTCATTACTCAGATCTCTTAAATCAAACGCAGGAAATTCAACTTCAGAAGGGAAGTGGAAGGAAATGGACAGCTGAAAGAGATTTGGATCAATTGAGACAATTTAGCAATGACCCATTTGATGCATTTGAGATGATTCGCATAACTGGGAAGAATCCATTTTTGTGGCCTGATCATTGGCCAGTTAAAGAGTATGCGAAAGTTTTTGAATGCTTAGTTTTAGTGGACGAAATAGCTAAGGAAGCTGATAGAGTTGTCTCCAAGATTAGAACAACAGGGAGAGAGTTGAAAAGAAAATTTGATTCTTCCCAAAGTCATATGGAATTAGATGGTTCTTCAACTCAGTCAGTTCCTTATGCAGCTGTCCACTTGAGAATAGAGAAAGACTGGATGATTCACTGTAAGAAGTTAGAGCAAAGGTCCAACATAAACCAAATCTGTAGCAGCAAGGAGGAGATTATGGAAAGAGTAGGAAACATTGCGGGCTTGAAAACTCCAACTGTTGTTTACCTTGCAGTGGCTGACAGTCTTCTTGAAGATGCTTCTATATTAAGTGGTTGGAAGGAAGGCTTGCTTCCTTTTGAGAAGAAAAAATTGGGTGTTGATGGAATTTATAAGAAGTATCCATATCTAATTCAGTCAGCTATAGATTATGAGGTTTGCTTGAGGGCAGACGTCTTTGTTGGGAATAGCTTTTCTACATTTTCAAGCCTTATAGTTCTCGAGAGAACTCTTAAAATTATCAGAATGGGTGTCACTAATACTTGTGGCATGGATTTACGGTGGGCTTCATATGCATATAATATATTAGGGAAGTCAAAAGGCCCTCAGAGATGGATGACAAATATGTCTGATTTGAGCCTTCAGGCTATTAGCTATGGTTCTAAGGATATCTCCTGTTGA